Proteins encoded within one genomic window of Arachis ipaensis cultivar K30076 chromosome B08, Araip1.1, whole genome shotgun sequence:
- the LOC107610628 gene encoding uncharacterized protein LOC107610628 — MKRVEKLFYKISIFVLRNNVKYDLFVISSDEDLQVLFRCHRHFFEVRTPELLAKLVDVVCSSGGSNRNPQSSGYLACSSSIPVGASSAVLVIVPDVVLVAFLSFAANLNRSGDARIGETGSLGEVAIVTPDTPIMVPVFGEGGVPDGIEDALHDDDDDDDDVEPSTIADDSDDHIARTTPVVGGGASSSGTHQYLPHFSTLDLDTMAQQGDPGDKEEVVLSVKTYSIHHGVEYKVMESDHRKYYDKCKVFGNRCTWLIRVSLRQRRDFWEVKRYNGPHTCLATSISSDHRMLDYHVISA; from the exons ATGAAAAGGGTAGAGAAGTTATTCTATAAAATTTCGATTTTCGTGTTGCGCAATAATGTGAAGTACGATTTATTCGTCATAAGCAGTGACGAAGATTTGCAAGTTCTGTTTCGTTGTCATCGACACTTTTTCGAGGTGAGAACTCCAGAGCTATTGGCGAAGCTTGTAGATGTGGTATGTAGTTCTGGAGGTTCGAACCGGAATCCTCAATCTTCAGGATATCTAGCCTGCTCTAGTTCCATACCTGTTGGTGCCTCGTCAGCTGTGCTGGTGATTGTACCTGACGTAGTTTTAGTTGCATTTCTATCCTTTGCAGCTAATCTGAACCGCAGTGGTGACGCAAGAATTGGTGAGACCGGATCCTTGGGGGAGGTTGCGATTGTGACGCCCGATACTCCTATTATGGTCCCAGTTTTCGGAGAGGGTGGAGTACCGGATGGGATTGAGGATGcactgcatgatgatgatgatgatgatgatgatgtggagcccTCCACAATAGCTGATGATAGTGACGATCACATAGCAAGGACCACTCCAGTTGTGGGTGGAGGAGCATCTAGTTCAGGAACTCATCAATACCTCCCGCATTTTTCAACTTTGGACTTGGATACCATGGCACAACAGGGGGATCCGGGG GATAAAGAGGAAGTCGTGTTAAGCGTGAAGACTTATAGCATCCACCATGGGGTTGAATACAAAGTGATGGAATCCGATCATCGCAAGTACTATGACAAGTGTAAGGTGTTCGGCAACAGGTGCACATGGCTCATTCGGGTTAGCCTCCGCCAGCGCAGAGATTTCTGGGAGGTAAAACGGTACAATGGTCCTCATACTTGTCTAGCCACATCGATATCTAGTGATCACAGGATGCTTGATTATCATGTCATATCAGcctag